GATGAGGCCAGGAATTCTAAAACAGTTATTCAGTCCCAGCGATCTGCTGCCAAACTGGCTGAAGCAACGGTCACCATCATTCCGGCAATCCTACAGATACTCGGTTCAAAGGTTCTGGACAAGATTTCTAAAGGAATAGTTAAAGACGTCGGCGGCACCTATTCCGAAGCTAAAAGGAATAAATTGTTAGATGATACCTCTCATAAAAACGACGCGACTACCCTTAAACCCGAAGAAGTGGATGCAGAAGTATTGACAGCCCTTAAATCCAAGGTTTATAAATCCAAAAACAAAGAGTATGATGCCATTATCATTCTCCCGAACGGACATCAATGGCGCCGCAACAAACAGGGAATATGGTGCCGCGCCAGTAACCGGTGTCTATTGCCTTCTACCAATTCCGAATTTATTAATGATTTAAACGGCAAAGTAGACCAATCTATCCATGAAGCAGACATCTTCGATCCGGATCAGGCTATACCGCCAGGTGTAAAACCCCGGAATGTTATGGCCGCAGACATTGGAGTAACGCTCGGTCGGGAATTTGCCATAGAAAACTTAAAATTAGAACCGATGGATTTGCCTAACCCTCTAACCAAATCAGATTTTAGTGATACCGGCTTTGATGATATTATGGCGGATGCAAATGGAAACTGGTATATTATTGAATTTAAAGGCGGCAAAAGCGAAATGGATCCCGGCACCGCCACCAGGCCGCCCCAGATGAGTTCAGGCTGGGTCCGGCATGTCATTCAAAGAATTAGAGATAAAGGGCCACAATGGAATTTTATTGCTGATCAGATCGAGGCGAAATTAAACAATGGGCAACTTTTTGGTTATGGCATATCAACCCCGCTTGATGACGCAGGCAATGTATTGCCTACAGTCATAATGCCGGACTACAACAGAATACAATTCAGATGAAACGATGACGGAGAGGCGGTAAGGCAATCTGACACAGAGACGGTTCTGCCACTTATGTCTCAAAAGGTAAGTAGTTAATAAATTTAGTCCGAAAGGCTTGCTATATTTTTCTGATCTCAGCCTTGAGATCTGCGAGTATTATATATAGCTTTGGAACATAAAAGTTGTAAGGTTGGAGGGGTATATAGCGGCGCTGAGTTAAAGCAAATATTCTCGCATCCTCGTCCTTGGAGGGCAAATAGCGCATGACATCCCTTGTTGCAATCAGAGGACTAATAAAGCGGAATAAATCAATTCTTAATATACTCTACTAACCCATATTACTTCAACACCTTTCCTTCCTTCGCATATTCATTACGGATTCCCTCCAGCAAATCAGTTTCAGTGATGGTGGACTCGCCGCGCGATATTGCCTGCAGGCAGGCATACTGCACAATGTTGGTGATATGAGCTCCAGTGAGTTCGTACTGGCTGGCAATATGGTGGAGATCCACCTGGGTGCCAGGCTTTACTTTTTCGGGGATGATGCTATGCCAAAGCCGCAGACGCTCTTCATACCTTGGTAGCGGAAAGTATATATGGGACTGGAATCGTCGGGCAAAGGAATCGTCGATGTTGCTTTTGAAATTGGTGGCCAGTATCACTAACCCTGCGTAGTTCTCTGTCCGCTGCAGTAAAAATGACACCTCCTGGTTGGCGTATTTGTCATGAGCATCGCGCACGCTGGTGCGTTTCCCGAAGAGCGCATCCGCTTCATCAAAAAACAGAATCCAGTCTTTATTCTCAGCTGTGTTGAAGAGGTGCGCGAGGTTTTTTTCTGTTTCACCTATATATTTGGAAACCACTAAAGATAAATCGATCCGGTAAACGGGCCTGCCTGTAAACTTGCCCAAAAGGGAGGCTGTGAGTGTTTTGCCGGTGCCGGGGGGGCCGTGGAAAAGTACGCGGAAGCCGGGTTTAATCTTTTTGGCCAGGCCCCAGTCCTGCAGCAGCACATCGCCATACTGCAGCCAGGTTTCCAGGTCGCGTACCTGCTGCATTGTCATTTCATTCAGCACTAAATCTTCCCAATCCTGCAGCGTCTCTAACTGTTGCGCCGGGAAGTTGATGCCAAAGCGTGGTTTAGGGCGCTGGCCTGTCAGGCACAAATCCACAAATTCCTTCGAAAGAATAATTCTCCCGCTCATGGCAGGCTCGCCCTGCGGCAGGTCTTCCAGCCACAGGACTGCTTTTCTACCGAATAAATGCTCTACACCGAAAAGCTTTTGTAATTGCACCCGCTTCTCCAGGTTACCGGCGGCGAGCAGAAAAAGGGCTGTCTCGCCGGTTGGTAAAATCCCCCTGAAGTTTTTGCCGCGCACCCCCCCTATCCTCGGAAAATCACCGGATGCGCTGAGCACCTGCTCAACGGACTGATCGATCAAATCAGGCAGTATATGAGGTGCAAGCGCTATCAATAATAAAGTAACCTCGTCCTGATTTAAGTTGTTTTCCTTTATAAAAGATGCGAGATAGGGAGAGGACTGTATCTGCTTCGGGAAGGCAGGTTCAGGCTCCGCATTATCAACTTTAAAATACCGGCCAAGCTGATACCTGATCAGTTTTTGCAAATACTGATATTCTGATGGAATATTTTTTTCCATAGGGCAAATCGACTCGCTCGGTATTTAAGACAGGTAAAATTAACCCTTATATATAGGAATCCGTTAGAAGCTGTTCTGATTGCTCCGCACGAAAGAAAATCTCAAAGGCAACAAAGGATATGTTATGACTGTGCCTTTTTGAACGGGTAGTGCTTTTAGTATTTAACGTAAAAGGAGCTACATCATCTGCATTTTTCTTCTTTCGTTTTGACTTTTATACATACTTCATCAGATAAAAATTGTTTAAGCTCGCTTGATAATCAGCGGATTGGCTCGTTCCTTATTTTATTTTCAAGCTTCATCCCGCTCATCCATATATAGTTGAGATTACTCTGGGCAGCAAGGCGAGAGAATTAACGTGCCCTCCCAAAATTATTATAGCCATTTGAGTTGGAGATTGACGTACTACAGCCCCTCTCCTATATAAATACCAGAGAAACAAGCAGTATAAAGACAAATGCCGACACCGAGATGATGGTTTCCATCACCGTCCAGGACTGCAGGGTTTCTTTCTCCGTCAGGCCCAGGTATTTTTTCACCAGCCAGAAGCCACTGTCATTTACGTGCGAGAGGATCGTGGCCCCAGCCGCGATAGCCAGGCAGATAAGGGCTTTCATGGGGTCTGATATATCCAGTTCCACAATAATGGGAGCCATCATACCGGCGGACGTAATCATCGCCACCGTGGCTGAGCCCTGTATGATCCGGATGATCACGGCCAGTATATAGGCCATGAAAAGCGGCGCTACGTTATAGGTGATGAACAGCTGCGCCAGCGCCTCCCCTGCCCCGCTGTCCACCAGTATCTGCTTGTACATGCCGCCGGCTCCCGTTATCAGGATAATAAGGCCGGCAGGCGTCAGGGCTTTATCCGAGAACTCCAGGAGCTGTTTGGCATTGTGTCCTTTCCTGATGCCCAGGAAGTAGGCGGCCACCAGCGTGGCGATGGTGAGCGCCGCAAAAGGGTGCCCTAAAAACTGAAACAGGCTGACCCAGTAATTTTCAGCAGACAACTCTCCCATGCCCACTACCATGTCGAGGGTGGTGGCAACCAGGATCAGGAAAAGCGGCAGAATGATGATGAACAGAATCATCAGGAAATCGCTCCGGCTCGACAAGACTTTCTCTTCGTTGAACTCCACGAAATCCGGCGGCCCCACCTTAATCTTTCTGCTGATGTACCTTCCGAAAACAGGTCCTGCCAAAGCTGCTGCGGGCAATCCCACCACTATTCCCAGGCCGATCATCCAGCCCAGCGGGGCATTCAGGATCTCAGCCACAGCCACGGGGCCGGGTGTCGGGGGAATGAAGGAATGCGTCACGGCCATCCCGGCCAGCAGCGGCATGGCAAAGTGCAGGAGCGAGCGGCCCGACCTCTTAGCCAGCGCATACACAATCGGGACGAGGATGATAAACCCCACATCCAGGAACACCGGTATCGAAACAATAAAGCCTGTGAGCATCAGGGCCCAGTCGGTTCTCCGTTCGCCAAAGGCGCTGATAATGTGCTGCGCCAGAATTTCGGCGCCCCCGGAAACTTCCAGCAGTTTCCCCAGAATGGCCCCCAGCCCCACCACAATCGCGATGAATCCCAGTATGTTGCCCATCCCTTCCTGTAGGCTCTCGATCAACTCCATGAAAGGCATGCCTGCCGCCAGGCCCACAAATGTACTGGCCAGCAGCAGCGCCACAAAAGCGTGTATCTTCAGGCGCATGACCAGCACCAGCAGCAGCACGATGGATGAAACGGTGATCAGTAAGAGGTAAGTGGTCTCGCTCATCATGTTACCATTCCGCTATGCTGCCGTCGGGGTGCCGCCACACCGGATTTCTCCAGTTGTGGCCGACTTTCGCCATTTCCCTGACATGCGCCTCGTTTACTTCGATGCCAAGCCCCGGGCCTTCCGGTATCTGCACGTAGCCTTCCCGGTAGGCAAAAACGTTGGGGTCTACGATATAGTCAAGCAGGTCGCTGCCCTGGTTGTAATGGATGCCCAGGCTCTGCTCCTGGATAAAGGCATTGTGGCAGGTGGCGTCTACCTGCAGGCAGGCGGCCAGGGCGATGGGCCCCAACGGACAGTGCGGCGCCACCGCCACATCAAAGGCCTCTGCCATCGAAAAGATTTTCTTGCACTCGGTGATGCCGCCGGCATGCGACAGATCGGGTTGGATGATGTCGACGTAACCCTCCTTCAGCAAGGTTTTGAACTGCCACTTCGAGAACATCCGTTCGCCGGTGGCAATCGGAATGGCCACATGGTTGGCTATCTCCCGAAGCGCCTCGTTGTTCTCCGGCAATACCGCTTCCTCAATAAACATGGGGCGGAAAGGCTCCAGCGCCTTCGCCAGTATTTTGGCCATCGGCTTGTGTACGCGGCCATGGAAATCAATGCCAATCCCGACTCCCGGCCCCACCGCCTCCCGTACGGCAGCGATGCGAGCCACGGCATGGTCAATCTTGTCATAAGAGTCCACGTACTGCAGTTCCTCAGTGGCATTCATTTTAAGGGCAGTGAAGCCTTTGGCAACCATGTCTTTCGCCGCAACGCCCACGTCTGCCGGGCGATCCCCCCCTATCCAGGAGTAGACTTTCATCGTGTCCCGGGCTTTGCCCCCGAGCAGTTGGTATATAGGCGCACCAAAGAATTTTCCTTTTATATCCCACAACGCCTGGTCTATCCCGGCAATCGCACTCATCAGAATAGGGCCGCCCCGGTAAAAGCCTGCCCTGTACATCACGTTCCAATGGTCCTCAATGTGCATGGGGTCCTTCCCCACCAGGTATTCCATCAGCTCATCCACGGCCGCTTTTACAGTAGCTGCTTTTCCCTCAATCACAGGCTCGCCCCAGCCGGTTATCCCCTCATCCGTCTCAATCTTCAAAAACAACCAGCGCGGCGGCACCTGAAACAATTCGTAGTTTACAATTCTCATCCGATAGTTTTATCTCATTAAAATATAGGCGAAATAAGCTTTGTCATGTGTTTTCACCAACAACTTACCGGTGAAAACACATGACAAAGCTTATTCATTTACTATGCTTTTTTTAAGTAAATCATATTCATATATAGAAGCACGATTTAACAGGTAATCTAAAGCTGCTCCGGATTACCGGGAAAGACGGAGTTAATTTGTGGCCTCCTATATATCCCCTGTCAATTCATCTGCTGCTTGAAGTGGCGGTATTTTTCCGCAAAGCCGGAAAGGTGGCTTTCCAGTTGCTCCCACTGCTCGTTTTCCACCAGCGCTTTCGGTATCAGGTGACTTCCCATGCCGAGCCCCTTCGCGCCAGCTTCCAGAAAATCTGTGAAGTTTTCCTGACTGATGCCGCCGGTTGGCAACAGTTTGATAGGATTGAGGGGAGCCAGCACCTCTTTTATATAGGCGGGGCCGAACTGGCCCGCCGGAAACACTTTCACCATGCTTGCCCCCAGCTCCCAAGCCCGGTAAATCTCTGTCGGGGTGAAAGCCCCCGCAAACACCGGCACCCCTCTTTCGGCGCATGCCTTGATAACCGCCTCCGCTACCACAGGCGTCACGATGAACTGTGCCCCGGCTGAAAGCGCGTCGTCTAAATCCTGCATCGTGCAGACCGTACCCGCCCCGATGTTCAGCCGACCGCCAAACATTTTCCCCAGCGTGGAGATGGTTTCTGCGGCGCCCGCCGAATTCATGGTCACTTCGATGGTAGTGAAGCCAGCATCATAGTAAACGGTAAATAGCTTTTGCATATGGCGTGGCGGCACGTTTCTTAAAATGCCCACCACCGGCATCCTGTCAAAGGCCTCCCACGAAAAAGATGAATTCATATAATATGGTTAAAATGGCTGTATATTTTTAGCTGCCCTCGCACAACGGCCTCCTCCGCCCGGACATGCGCCGCATGCTTTATCCCCAGGACCTCCAGGGCTGTCCCATAGCTGAAACTCAGGCCGGGTTCGCTGCAGACATAGACAGGCCCTTCAACTACGGACGACAGACTTTCCAATTCAGCCCCCAGCAGCAGTCCGCTCAGGTAGTGAAAATTTTCTTTTTTGGAGAGCTTCCCGAACAGTGCGTTTGTCCTGACCCGGAAAGCCGTGTGCAGTAAGTTCGCGCCCTTTGCATCCCGAACGCCTTCTATGAAGCGATCCAGGCAGCCGGGGTGGTGCAGATCCTCGTTTCTTTCTATTCCACCTTTCAGGATACTTTCCCTGCACAGCAGATCAAATATTTCGCCGGTCATATAGGTTTGGAAGTCCGTCACCTGCCGGTCCTTTACCCATATATGCTTGGAGTGCGTTCCCGGAAATATATATAGCCCAGCCGCCTCTTTGTCTAAAACAGCGCCTACAAGTTGCGTCTCCTCGCCCCGCATCACGTCATCTTCGCTCCTGACCCCTGAAATCAGCAGCACCGGGTGCGCAAAAGCGGTTCTTGCCTCAAAAAAAGCTGCTCCTATGCCCTTCCCGTCTACGCTGAAGGGAAGAGATTTATAGGGAAGCTCGGCCATGCCGATGGAGGAAGAAGCCATACCCGAAATGACAAGCGGAACACCCGCCAGGGATAGGGCATGCTCCTGCTCTATCTCATATATGGCCTCCCGGATAAGCCGCAGGTAGAAAAGCAACCGCTCCTCCGGGTCATTTTTTTCCCTTTCACTCAGGCTGTTAAAGGTGGCGGAAATTCCTTTGGAAGATTTCTTCGCGGCTATAATTTCCGCGTTTTCGGTCCGCACCAGCCGTAGCCGAAAAGACGAAGTACCCCAGTCGCAACTCAGGAAGTGAACCATAGAGAAAACTATATGCGCCTAAAATAAGAAGAATACGAACGAAATCACAACCCATTCGGTAGATACGGGACAGCCAGAGGCGCTGTGCAAAGCGCAGGTGGTAGGGTTTGGCGCGACCTGCAGATGAAACGGAAGCGGCGGGCGCAGAAAAGGGTGTTTATCTGTAAACCCTGATTCTGACAGAGGGGGCGACGAGAAAGGCCGCGGCCTGTGCTAACAAGTTTATTCTGGCCCGCCGCTTATACTTATCAAGGCAGGCTATATGAGTTACAGGAAAAAATTAACCTGCACGCTCAGCAGCAGCATTGCACGAGTTAAACCATTGACGGCTATATAGATGCGTTCAAGAAAGTCCTCTGTCTTGCTACCTTACACGGGAGACTCTTTACTTACCGTTACCTCCTGATGGAAAATTTCTTTATTTTGATTCTCAAACAGAGCATATATGAAGTTTAAAGATAAAGTAGCTATCGTAACGGGCGCCGGTCAGGGAATCGGGCTGCAGATATGCCGGCAGCTGGCGGGTGCCGGGGCAAGCGTGGTCCTGAACGACCTGGATGCGGATCTGGCGGAAAGCGCCGCAAGGCAGATAGAAACAGAAGGCGGCACCTGCATCGCCCTCCCGGGCGACTCCAGCGACGTGGCGTTCATTCAGCGCCTCGTGGACACGGCGGTCTCCCGTTTCGGGCGGCTCGACCTCATCATTGCCAACGCGGGCATCACGCTTTTTGGGGATTTCTTCGCCTATACGCCGGAGGCGTTTAACCGGGTGATGCAGGTAAACCTGGGGGGCACGTTCTTTCTGGCCCAGGCGGCGGCCAGGCAGATGAAACAGCAGGGATCGGGCGGCTCGCTGCTCTTTACCTCCTCCGTCACCGGCCACCAGGCGCACAAGCAGCTGGCCGCCTATGGCATGAGCAAGGCCGCCCTCGAAATGCTGGCCAGGAACCTGGTGATCGAACTTTCCGAATTCGGGATAAACGTCAACACCATCGCGCCGGGGGCCACCCTTACCGAGCGAACGCTGCAGGACCCGGATTACGAACGCACCTGGTCCAGGATAACGCCGATGGGGCGCCCGGCCACCGTGGCCGATATCGCCCATGCCGCACTTTTTCTGGTGTCGGAGGAGGCCCGGCATATAACGGGCCAGAGCCTGGTCATCGACGGCGGTTGGACCTGCACCAGCCCTTCCCCGTTTTAAGGAATGCTGCTGCGCGCTCCCGGTTCAGCTACCCATAGAAGCACCTCGTATCTTATATGAAGGACGAGTAGGCAGGAGTATAAACGTTCCTGTATTCTGATGCCTGACACGCGTGCCCTGGTTCCTATATCGCAGCTTCCGGCGCCTGCCAGGAAGCAGAAAAACTTCGAAGTCAAACCTAAACCTCCCTTTCTAAGCTGCCGTATATATCGGTATATGACATATGGGTTTTTGTAAAGACAGGCGACGAGCCTGAGTAAAGCTTGAAGAAGCTGATTGGAGGTAACTCCAACGTATGATCATGACAGAAGAAGCCTGCTTTGGGAATGCCCACAACAGGCTTCTTTTTTTGCTGTACATCTACCTCAGAAGTTGTCTCTGGGCTGGTTCATGCTTCCACAGGGCCGCCCTTCTCTTTCCAGGCGTTGAAGCCGCCCGCTACGTGGGCTACGTTTTTAACGCCCATTTCCTGTGCTCTTTGCGCGGCCATGGCAGAGCGCCCGCCGCTCTTGCAGTAAAATATCTTCTCATCCTCCGACGAAAAAATATCCTTGTGGTATGGGCTCTGCGGATCAATATAGAACTCCAGCATTCCCCTGGAGGCGTGCGTGGCGCCGGGTATCTTACCGTCGTTTAGCAGTTCGGGCTCGTCGCGCACATCGATGAACCGGCCGCGCTTCTGGTTGAACCGTTCGATGGCTTCAGCCACTTCGTAGGTCTTCACATGCTGATTGGCCTCCGCCACCAGGTCTTTTAAAGTTTTTTCCATGATTTTTGTGATTAAGTGGATATATAAATTCAATAAGTATTAAGAAAGAGCAGCCTTTGGGTGTATAAAGTTAGTTACCCGGACATACTTAACTTGTCTTATCCACAAAAGCATTACACACATCTACCATCTGTATAGCAAGCAGATAAAGATTGTTTCTTATACTGTATCTATAGATTTTACAGGTATGTGGACCTGCTGAACTCAAAGGGTGAAGTTGGCATCAGTGCTGCCCCTGTGAAGTTTTTGTGGTGGTGGAGAGACACGAGTAAAGTAAACGGTGTTTTTAGCTTCACTTTCACAAACCCTTATACGCGCTTTGCCCGCTTAGCGAGAACTGTAAAAAGAAAAATACCCTTAACTGTAGTATATAAACTCTTATAGCGAGAAAAGCCCCCCTTCAAAGGGGGACTTGCTTCATTAACGTGAACTCGGGAATTATTGTGCCTAAGCTTATAGCCGCTGTTCATCCCTCTGGCTTAACTTACTTTAAGTTCTATAGCTGGTTTTGGTGCTCTCAGGCCGAGAGGCCTCGTTTTCTCCTTCAGCACTGTGTAGCTGAAGCTGCCTTCGCTCTGCTCAGGCTGCCTTACTGCGTGCGGCACCGCAACATCTACAAGGTGCCTCAGGTGAAAACTGGAAACGGTTTCGCTCTGAGTCAGTGAGTGTTTTATTATAATCACTTCAATATCATACTATTACATTCAATTGATTCCCGAGTTCACGTTTCATTACCCATTGACTATAACTCCCCGCCGATGCTTTTGCCTCTTTGCCAGCGTTGCCTATATATAAATTTCCTCACCTGCCTTTCCGGAAGGTGCTGACGGCGAAGAGGCGGCATTCTTCGAGGTGAAGGACGTAGGGGCAGCCGTTCCAGTGGATGACGGGGGCCATTTCTGCGGGCTGGGAGCTGTGGGTGCTGGGTATATACGCCATCGTATTGCCCATATAGGCAATGCTCTCAATGCCGAACCGGTCGCAAACGTAATCCACAAAAGCTGATTTTTCCTCCGGGGAGGAGGTGAAGCCAATCTCGTTGGGAATCAGCCTGCCCGACGGTTCCTCCTGCAGGTACACAATTTTAGCGTAGGTGTTAATAGAAATCTGTGGTGCGGCCAGGATGGGCACCTCGGCTTTGGCGTTGGTAATGTCTTCAAAAGCCCGCTGACTGACCTCGCGGTTTTGCTGGTGCGCCGCCTTCACCTCTTTCCTGTCTTTCCGGAAGGCGGCGGGCGTCACCTTGCGGATCACAGACTCCGCCCGCGCCGCCGCCCGCCGGAGGGTGGCCGCCTGGGCATGGTGCTGCTGATGGGCATCCACAATCACGGTAAAGGTGTTCAGGAAATGGTCGGTGTGCTGCAGGTGGAACAGCTCCAGTTCGTGGCCGCGCTTCCGGGCCAGCAGGTAGGTGTGTATCTCCTTCGTCTTCTCCTGAACCTCCCGGATCTTCTGCGCGTGCGCCGTGTCCTTGTAGCGGTGGTGCAGCTCCTGCAAATCCCGCAGCCGCCTGAGCGAGTCTTTCAGATAGGGTAAATCTTTCTCCTCTACTGCCTCCGGGCTGCCGACAACCGTTCTGCTGCCAGCCTCCCTATTATCTCCGAAAACGGAACGCCAGAAGCCCATCAGGAACTAAGAATCTTTTTAAGGTGCTGCGTTTCAATCTCTACCTGTATCGCGTCCGACGCCTTCAGCTCCGCCATATAGCCGTCCAGGTTCTGGATATATAAAGCAAGGAGAGCCTCCTGCTCCGGGGTCAGGAGGCGTGGGAGAGCGTTATGTTGCGCTATTTCGTCCGCCATTACTGTGCCTCAATCTTTTTGGACTTTCCGAACGTGCCGATGATCTTGTTGTTGAGCTCTTCCTGCACCTCGGCCAGCTCCTTCACGGCCTCTGCCCGCTTGCGGCTTCCTTCTTCCGATATCTTCAGCACGGCGTCCAGCGTCTCCACCATGTCCCGGTTCACTTTTTTCAGCGTGTCCACGTCCACGATGCCGCGCTCGTTTTCCTGGGCGGCGGTCACCACGTTGGTTTTCAGCAGCTGCGAGTTTTTCAGGAGCATCTCGTTGGTGGTGTCGGTCACTTTTTTCTGGATCTCCAGGGCCTTGCGCTGCTTCTCCAGCCCAAGGGCGATGGCCACCTGCTGGCGCCACACCGGTATCACCGTCACGATGGAGTTCTGGATTTTCTGGGCCAGCACATCGTTCGTGGTCTGTATCATCCGGATCTGGGGCATCGACTGCGTGGCGATGGTGTGGGAGAGCGTGAGGTCGTGTACCTTCTTTTCGAGGCGGTCTTTGAAGGCCACCATATCGCTGAGGCGCTGCACCACCAGCTCGTCCTGCCCGCTGGCCTCCGCCTCCGACTGCAGCCTCGGGATCTCCACGTTCTCCAGCTCCTCGATCTTCATTTTGCCAGCGGCAATCACGGTGCGCACCTCGTGTATATACTCCACCGCCTGGTTGAACATCACCTCCAGGCTGGTGGAATCCTTCATGATGCTCTGCCGCGTTTTCTCCAGCTTTATCACCACATCGTCCACGTTCTCGGCGATGGTGTTGTACTGGATGGCGAGGCGCTGCGACCGGTCCTTTATCTTTTTGGCGAAAGGCAGGCGCGACAGCAGTCCCCGCTTCTCCTGCTCGTCAATCTTGATCATGTTGATCTGGGTGAGCAGCTCGTTGATGGCGGCCCCGGCGTCGCCGGAATCCTTTGCCTTCACCTTCGTGAGCAGCTCGTTGGAGTAATAGCCCAGCTTGCGCTGCGTCTCCACCCCGAAATTGGTGAGCGAATCGGGCTTGGACGGGTCGATGGTCTTCGATATCTCAGCTGCTCTTTGCTGTAGCTGCTCCTTGTTTTCGACAATTGGGGTGTTGGTGCTTTCCATAGTGTTTATTCTCCGCGTTGGTGCTTGTGCTGGTTTTCAATCGTATCCAGGTCGCGCAGGCGCTCTCTTACATGCGCGTGGCGCTCCGTGGTTTCATACCACTCAATATCGCTGAAAGGCAGGTAATCTCCTAATAAACTCTGCACCTCTTTCAGCAGGGCCTCTCCTTTCCGCGTCCTGAAAGCGGGATTTTTATACTGGGCGCTGAGGTAGGCCACTTTTACCTGCCCGCCCTGCGTCACGGCCAGCTCCTTCACCTCCACCACCAGCTCCGAAGACTTGTTGTTTTCCGTAACGATGGTCTTATAAACACCCTTGTGCTCCTCCTCCAGCAGGGCCTGGCCTGTTTGCCTGGCGGCTTCCAGGGCTTTGCGCAGGCGGTGGTTCGGCTTTAGATAGTGCCCGAACATATAGCCCAGTATTGCCCCAATAACGAATGTCCAGAAGATTATCATATATAGGTTTAGCTGTTTGCGACATAAAAAGTCTTCTATATACACTATACGCGGAACGGGGCTGTGGAGTCGGACTGCACGAGGCCATCTGGTCCAGGGCAAATTCGGTGCAGTCAAACGATTTTATCTTGCTGACGAAACGGGAAATTTCCAAAGCTGATTTGCCCGCTGGTTTATATATTGCTTAAGCTGTGGTTTAAATATAGGCAGCGTCGGTTAAGTCTTAAAACGGTTCTCTGCAAGCTTCTTCCTGTACACCAAGCTGCTACACTCTCCTCTGACAGAGACATGGGGACGAATGGATCGTTCCCGATCCAATCGCCTCTCTATCACTTTTCCGCCGTTATTTAAGTTACCACCAACACGGAAATGAAGTCGCCAGACCTCGCGTTAATCCGGTAAATCAGTTTTGATCTATGGGTCGTGGCCGTAACCTTGATTGTTGAAAAAGCAGGATGGCGCGTGTTGAGGATGTTGTTAAACGCTTCTGGAATGGTGAACGGCTGAACGCGTGGCACGGCAGATGTTTAGGTCGGCTAAGGCAGAAAAAAGGGCCTGTACGTGTACAAGCCCTCTCATAATTCTCGGAATGATTCTTACAGCTCCTTCGACAACAGCCGCTGCTCCCGCTGTATCATTTGTAGCTGAGCTGGCAGCTTGCTTACTCTGCCACAGATACCGTTACAGACTGCGATGCACTATTCTCCGCTTCGTCTATAGCCTCCACCACTATGATATAGTCACCTACAGGTGCGTTCTCGTCCAGAGTGATATCTAGTTCCAGGTCTTTTTCCCTGTTGTCGTTCAGGAAGTCGTTGATAGTATTGTCATCCACCTCTCTGGTGGTGCCACTCGGATCTGTCACGTTAACCCTTACCTCCTCCAGGCCCATGTTATCCATTATATCCGCGCGTAGCTCCACTACATCCCCAGGCATAAAGGTGGCTCCGGTCGCTGGCGAAGTGATGGTGATGGTAGGATCGGTAGTGTCCAGATCAGCCTCGTCATCGTCATCATCGCAGGCAAAAAATGAGAGAGAGAACAGCACCAGGAAAAACCCTTAAC
This window of the Pontibacter russatus genome carries:
- a CDS encoding ATP-binding protein; amino-acid sequence: MIDQSVEQVLSASGDFPRIGGVRGKNFRGILPTGETALFLLAAGNLEKRVQLQKLFGVEHLFGRKAVLWLEDLPQGEPAMSGRIILSKEFVDLCLTGQRPKPRFGINFPAQQLETLQDWEDLVLNEMTMQQVRDLETWLQYGDVLLQDWGLAKKIKPGFRVLFHGPPGTGKTLTASLLGKFTGRPVYRIDLSLVVSKYIGETEKNLAHLFNTAENKDWILFFDEADALFGKRTSVRDAHDKYANQEVSFLLQRTENYAGLVILATNFKSNIDDSFARRFQSHIYFPLPRYEERLRLWHSIIPEKVKPGTQVDLHHIASQYELTGAHITNIVQYACLQAISRGESTITETDLLEGIRNEYAKEGKVLK
- a CDS encoding GntP family permease, whose translation is MMSETTYLLLITVSSIVLLLVLVMRLKIHAFVALLLASTFVGLAAGMPFMELIESLQEGMGNILGFIAIVVGLGAILGKLLEVSGGAEILAQHIISAFGERRTDWALMLTGFIVSIPVFLDVGFIILVPIVYALAKRSGRSLLHFAMPLLAGMAVTHSFIPPTPGPVAVAEILNAPLGWMIGLGIVVGLPAAALAGPVFGRYISRKIKVGPPDFVEFNEEKVLSSRSDFLMILFIIILPLFLILVATTLDMVVGMGELSAENYWVSLFQFLGHPFAALTIATLVAAYFLGIRKGHNAKQLLEFSDKALTPAGLIILITGAGGMYKQILVDSGAGEALAQLFITYNVAPLFMAYILAVIIRIIQGSATVAMITSAGMMAPIIVELDISDPMKALICLAIAAGATILSHVNDSGFWLVKKYLGLTEKETLQSWTVMETIISVSAFVFILLVSLVFI
- the dgoD gene encoding galactonate dehydratase — protein: MRIVNYELFQVPPRWLFLKIETDEGITGWGEPVIEGKAATVKAAVDELMEYLVGKDPMHIEDHWNVMYRAGFYRGGPILMSAIAGIDQALWDIKGKFFGAPIYQLLGGKARDTMKVYSWIGGDRPADVGVAAKDMVAKGFTALKMNATEELQYVDSYDKIDHAVARIAAVREAVGPGVGIGIDFHGRVHKPMAKILAKALEPFRPMFIEEAVLPENNEALREIANHVAIPIATGERMFSKWQFKTLLKEGYVDIIQPDLSHAGGITECKKIFSMAEAFDVAVAPHCPLGPIALAACLQVDATCHNAFIQEQSLGIHYNQGSDLLDYIVDPNVFAYREGYVQIPEGPGLGIEVNEAHVREMAKVGHNWRNPVWRHPDGSIAEW
- a CDS encoding bifunctional 4-hydroxy-2-oxoglutarate aldolase/2-dehydro-3-deoxy-phosphogluconate aldolase, whose translation is MNSSFSWEAFDRMPVVGILRNVPPRHMQKLFTVYYDAGFTTIEVTMNSAGAAETISTLGKMFGGRLNIGAGTVCTMQDLDDALSAGAQFIVTPVVAEAVIKACAERGVPVFAGAFTPTEIYRAWELGASMVKVFPAGQFGPAYIKEVLAPLNPIKLLPTGGISQENFTDFLEAGAKGLGMGSHLIPKALVENEQWEQLESHLSGFAEKYRHFKQQMN
- a CDS encoding 2-dehydro-3-deoxygalactonokinase, with amino-acid sequence MVHFLSCDWGTSSFRLRLVRTENAEIIAAKKSSKGISATFNSLSEREKNDPEERLLFYLRLIREAIYEIEQEHALSLAGVPLVISGMASSSIGMAELPYKSLPFSVDGKGIGAAFFEARTAFAHPVLLISGVRSEDDVMRGEETQLVGAVLDKEAAGLYIFPGTHSKHIWVKDRQVTDFQTYMTGEIFDLLCRESILKGGIERNEDLHHPGCLDRFIEGVRDAKGANLLHTAFRVRTNALFGKLSKKENFHYLSGLLLGAELESLSSVVEGPVYVCSEPGLSFSYGTALEVLGIKHAAHVRAEEAVVRGQLKIYSHFNHII
- a CDS encoding SDR family NAD(P)-dependent oxidoreductase; this encodes MKFKDKVAIVTGAGQGIGLQICRQLAGAGASVVLNDLDADLAESAARQIETEGGTCIALPGDSSDVAFIQRLVDTAVSRFGRLDLIIANAGITLFGDFFAYTPEAFNRVMQVNLGGTFFLAQAAARQMKQQGSGGSLLFTSSVTGHQAHKQLAAYGMSKAALEMLARNLVIELSEFGINVNTIAPGATLTERTLQDPDYERTWSRITPMGRPATVADIAHAALFLVSEEARHITGQSLVIDGGWTCTSPSPF